The following proteins come from a genomic window of Dermacentor albipictus isolate Rhodes 1998 colony chromosome 8, USDA_Dalb.pri_finalv2, whole genome shotgun sequence:
- the LOC139049117 gene encoding uncharacterized protein, which yields MTPAMSYVLLVLGVAVLPAVNGQCINVTLPNILNLGECLGTTLRACPETSAGLVPDLTRVLGCVLQILPQVASPVSVLFNVVGVLEAVLARLGLSGDIGGLTDILCNPLGIPLFTCGAFSPGNIACQEPLQISLPSVFNVGACLNTTLLFCEAGSTISDSILRELFQAVGCILSVAPEGLQLDLVSSLVCPLVDILNSSLNEFTALLPFRFLTRGITNAVNSLTNNLLGAVGNCNR from the exons ATGACTCCAGCGATGTCATACGTTCTTCTGGTGCTCGGAGTGGCAGTTCTGCCTGCTGTTAATG GACAATGCATCAATGTTACACTTCCCAACATTCTCAACTTGGGTGAG TGCCTTGGAACTACGTTGAGAGCCTGTCCTGAAACGTCG GCGGGCCTTGTACCAGATCTCACTCGTGTCCTCGGG TGCGTACTCCAGATTCTGCCTCAGGTTGCAAGCCCAGTCTCCGTGCTCTTCAACGTCGTCGGTGTCCTTGAAGCAGTTTTGGCTAGGCTCGGCCTAT CTGGCGACATCGGTGGTCTTACTGACATCCTCTGCAATCCCCTTGGAATCCCGCTGTTCACCTGTGGTGCGTTCAGCCCAGGAAACATCGCCTGCCAAGAACCTCTCCAGATCAGCTTGCCCAGCGTGTTCAACGTGGGAGCG TGTCTGAACACGACCCTCTTGTTCTGCGAAGCCGGATCCACAATTTCG GACTCCATCCTGAGAGAACTGTTTCAAGCAGTCGGC TGTATTCTGAGCGTGGCCCCGGAGGGTCTGCAACTGGACCTTGTCTCGAGCCTGGTGTGCCCCCTGGTGGACATCCTCAACTCGTCGCTGAACGAGTTCACCGCGCTGCTGCCCTTCCGGTTCCTCACGCGAGGAATCACCAACGCCGTCAACTCGCTCACCAACAACCTGCTCGGGGCCGTCGGTAACT GTAACAGATAA
- the LOC139049118 gene encoding uncharacterized protein, translated as MAPAMSYVLLVFGVAILPAVNGQCINVTLPNILNLGECLGTTLRACPDTSAGLVPDLTRLLGCVLQILPQVGSPISVLFNVVGLLEAVLARLGLSADIGGLANILCRPLGIPLFGCGRFSPGNIACQEPLQISLPSVFNVGACLNRTLLFCEAGSTISDPILRELLQAVGCILSVAPEGLQLDLVSSLVCPLVDILNSSLNEFTSLLPFRFLTRGITNAVNSLTNNLLGAVGNCNN; from the exons ATGGCCCCAGCAATGTCGTACGTGCTTCTTGTCTTCGGAGTGGCCATTCTGCCAGCAGTGAATG GACAGTGCATCAACGTTACACTTCCCAACATCCTCAACTTGGGAGAG TGCCTTGGAACTACGCTGAGAGCCTGTCCTGACACGTCG GCGGGCCTGGTACCAGACCTCACTCGTCTCCTCGGG TGTGTTCTCCAGATTCTGCCTCAAGTTGGAAGCCCCATCTCCGTGCTCTTCAACGTCGTCGGGCTCCTCGAAGCAGTTCTGGCTAGACTGGGGCTGT CTGCGGACATCGGTGGTCTCGCGAACATCCTCTGCCGTCCCCTGGGAATTCCACTGTTCGGCTGCGGCAGGTTCAGTCCAGGAAACATCGCCTGTCAGGAACCTCTGCAGATCAGCCTGCCCAGCGTTTTCAATGTGGGAGCG TGTTTGAACCGGACCCTGTTGTTCTGCGAAGCCGGATCAACAATATCT GACCCCATCCTCAGGGAACTGTTGCAAGCAGTCGGA TGCATTCTGAGCGTGGCGCCGGAGGGTCTGCAACTGGACCTTGTCTCAAGCCTGGTGTGCCCCCTGGTGGACATCCTCAACTCGTCGCTGAACGAGTTCACCTCGCTGCTGCCATTCCGATTCCTGACGCGAGGGATCACCAACGCCGTCAACTCGCTCACCAATAATCTGCTTGGGGCTGTCGGTAACT GTAATAACTAA